The following nucleotide sequence is from Erythrobacter aurantius.
TGTTCCGGCGACCGTGTTTTCGCAGAAGCATGACCTGTCCAGCGGAGGGCGGGCGCTGCAATTTGTGCCGCTCAACCGCCCGGCGGAATTGCCCGTGCGCAAATCCACCGGGCTCGCCGAATTCGACCGAGCGCTGGGCGGCGGGATAGTTCCGGGTTCGGCAATCCTGATGGGCGGCGATCCGGGTATCGGCAAATCGACGTTGCTGCTGCAGACCGCTGCCACGATTGCGCGCGGCGGGAATGATGTCGTCTATGTCAGCGGGGAAGAGGCCGCAGGTCAGGTGCGGTTGCGGGCCAAGCGGCTTGGAGTGGCTGACGCTCCGATCCGTCTCGCTTCGGAGACTTCGGTCCGCGATATCCTCACGACGCTGGGGCAGGGCGAACCGCCCGCTTTGTTGGTGATCGATTCGATCCAGACCATGCATTCGGACACGATCGAAGGGGCGCCGGGAACGGTCAGCCAGGTGCGAGGATGTGCGCTTGAGCTTATCCGATACGCCAAATCCAGCGGCTGCGCTCTTGTCCTCGTCGGCCATGTGACGAAGGACGGCAACATCGCCGGGCCGCGGGTGCTGGAACACATGGTTGATGTGGTGATGAGCTTCGAAGGGGAGCGCAGCCACCAGTATCGCATCCTGCGCGCGCTCAAGAACCGGTTTGGCGCTGTCGATGAAATCGGCGTGTTCTCGATGGCGAGCGAAGGGCTTGAGGAAGTATCGAACCCTTCGATGCTGTTCCTTTCCGGGCGTGATCAACCGCTGGCCGGGAGCGCGGTGTTCCCGGCGCTGGAAGGCACGAGGCCGGTTCTGGTTGAGATACAGGCTTTGATCGTCCGCTTGCAGTCGGGGGCGACCCCTCGCCGGGCGGTGGTTGGCTGGGATAATGGGCGGCTTGCCATGCTGCTGGCCGTGCTGGAATCGCGGTGCGGGCTGAACTTTTCTTCCGCCGAGGTCTATCTCAACATCGCGGGCGGCTATCGCCTGTCCGATCCAGCCGCAGATCTCGCGGTTGCTGCTGCATTGGTTTCAGCCCTCGCGGATCGCGCCTTGCCCGACAAGTCAGTCTGGTTCGGCGAGATTTCACTAGCCGGAGAGGTCAGGCCGGTGGCGCATTCGCAATTGCGGCTGCGGGAAGCCGCGAAACTGGGATTCGCGCAAGGATACGGCCCGTCAGACACCCGTTCATCCGATGCAGGAGGCGGCTCGTCGACGCTGACTTACCGTGCGGTGAACCAGCTCGCCAACCTCGTTGACCGAGTGATGGGCACGCAATAAGCCCCTGTTCCCATGACGGGTTTCGACATCATCGTGCTGTTCATCGTCTCGGTCGCCGCGATCGGCGGGTTCTTGCGCGGCCTGGTGCAAGAGGTGCTTAGCCTTGCGGCATGGATCCTCGCGGCATTTTCGATCTACTATCTGCACGGCCCGCTGACGGAATTCCTGCGCGATTACTATGATGCCGATCCCGCCACTTCCGTCCTCTCTTTCGCGATCTTGCTGTTGATCCCCTATGCCGCGATGAAGGTCATCGCGGGCAATGTGGGCGAGGCTTCGCGCGGCTCGATCCTTGGCCCGATTGACCGTGTCCTCGGCTTTGGGTTCGGGGCAATCAAGGGCGCGATGATCGTGGTCTTTGCATTCTCGGTGCTCGTCCTCGGGTTTGATACCGTTTGGGGTTACAAAGGCCGCCCGGACTGGATCACGCTGGCGCGCACCTACCCCGCAGCCGATGCGTTCTCTCGCGAACTGGTTCAGATGATTGCGGAGCGCCGCGAGCGTTTGCTTCGTGAGGAAGAAGCGCGAAACGAAGCGGGCGAGTGATGCCCGAGGCCGCAAGTGGAAACGCAGCAAAGCTCTACACCCCCAGCGTCCTTGCGCTTTCGGTGGAGCTTGCAGCCTACCCGTTAGACATTGATTTCCCGGCTAAGGGCTATGCCAAATCGCGTACTTGCGGCAGCGAAGTGCGTGTCGGCCTTGAAATCGATGACGCCGGGGCGGTCCGGCGGATCGGAATGGCGGTGGCTGCGTGCGCCGTGGGTCAGGCAAGCGCAGCGCTGTTCGCCGCGGATGCGAAAGGCCGCAGGGCTAAGGAAATCAAAGACCAGATGGGCGCAATGGAGCGCTGGATCGCAGGCGAGGGACCTGCCCCGGCGCTGCCCCGGCTGGAATTGATCGAACCCGCTCGCGCCTATCCGGCCCGGCATGAGGCAATCCTCTTGCCGTGGAGAGCGGCGCTCGATGCGCTTTCCCAAGCCGGGAACAGCGGCTAGGACTGCAGGTTCTTGCTTGCATAAGTCCGGGCAACACGGACGCGAAAACGGGGATATTCGCCAGATGGCAGAAGCACAAAGCGAAGCAGCGGCGCTGGCCGACCGGGAACCGACCGCCAAGGAAATCCGCCTTGTCGTCGGCGCATCCAGCGCTGGAACGGTGTTCGAGTGGTACGATTTCTTCATCTACGGCACGCTCGCCTACATCCTGAAGGACGCGTTTTACGACGTCGATGATCCGACGCTGGGTCTGCTGCTGGTCTGGTCGACCTTTGCCGTAGGCTTTGCTTTCCGGCCTATCGGTGCGATCCTGTTCGGCTTTCTGGGTGACAAGCTTGGGCGCAAATATACCTTCCTCGTCACGGTGACGCTGATGGGCATTGCCACCGCAGGCGTTGGTTTCATTCCCACGGTCGACACCATCGGGGTTGCAGCGCCGATCATCGTGATCATCCTGCGCGTGCTTCAGGGGCTTGCGCTGGGCGGTGAATATGGCGGCGCGGCGATTTATGTCGCGGAACATTCCCCGCCGGACAAGCGCGGTTATTACACCAGCTACATCCAGGCGAGCGTGGCGGGCGGTTTTGTCCTCTCGATCATCGTGGTGCTGGCTTGCCGGTTCTTGATCCCGGCAGAGGATTTCGAGGCATGGGGCTGGCGCGTGCCGTTCCTGCTGTCGATCATCCTGTTGGCGATTTCGCTTTGGATGCGATTGATGTTGTCTGAAAGCCCGGTGTTCCAGGCGATGAAGGAAGCCGGGGAAACCTCGGGCAATCCCTTTGTCGAAAGCTTCACCTACCCCGGCAACAAGAAGCGCATTTTCGTCGCGCTGTTCGGTGTCACCGGCATTCTGACGACGATCTGGTACACCGCGTTCTTCTCCGGAATGAGCTTCCTGCGCGGGCCGATGCATGTCGAAGACCTGACGGTGGAACTGATCCTGCTGATCTCTGGCGGCATTGCCATGTCATTCTACATCCTGATCGGGAAATGGTCAGACAAGGTGGGTCGCAAACTGCCGATCATTATCGGAGCGCTGGCGACGCTCGTGCTGCTTTTCCCCGCTTTCTGGGGGCTGGGAAGCCTCGCCAACCCGGCTTTGGCCGAGGCGGCAGAGCGCACGCCTATCACCGTAAGTGGCCCGGAATGCGTGACTGATCCTTTTGCCGAGCTCTTCGACCGCGATCAGACCGACTGCGGCAAGATTCTCGGCACGCTTACAGCGTCCGGCGTTACCTATACACTCACGCCGGGTGAGGAATTGACGCTTTCGGCAGCAGGAAATCCGATCGCGATTGATCCCGCGTGGTTCGAAAGTGGCACCGCCCGCACTCAGGGCATCCATGCCGCGCTCAGCGAGTTCGGGTTCGACTTTTCCAAGCAGGAACCGAGCCTCGGCAATATCGCCGGGATTATCGGGATCTTGCTGGGTCTCGGAATGCTTTCTGCGCTGACTTACGGTTCCGTTGCGGCGCTGCTCTCCGAGATGTTCCCGCCCAAGATCCGGTATTCGTCAATGTCGATCCCGTATCACATCGGTGCAGGATATCTCGGCGGGTTCCTGCCGCTAATCGCCGGGGTCATCGTGGCGAGCACCGGGGATATCTATTCAGGACTGTGGTACACTTGGGGCGTTGTCGCCTTTGGCGTGCTGGTCGCATGGTGGGGTATCCCTAGTGGCCCGCCGAGGGATTTTTCGGACGAGGAAATCTGAGTTTGAACGCGCGCCAATTGGCCGGATTGCTGGTGCTGGGGGCGGCGCTGCTGGGCGCGGCTCCCGCCGTTGCTCAAGACCGGCCACCTCCTTTGGAAATTCCAGAAGAGATGCTGGCGGATTACCGCCAGTATTGCGGCGATGGCATCCCAAGTTTCGCTATCGATGTCGGCGATCCGCTTGAGAATTTACGCACCAGTTTCGACACAAACGGCCAGTTTGCCGTCACGACGGTTTGCGTCGATGAATTCAAGTTCGGCCTGGCGTATGAAATCCGGTCTGTGTCCGAAGCACTGACCTTCCTTGCCCTGCGCGAAGCTGAACCAGTCTGGTCAGTGGCCGAGGCCAAATGGGGAAGCGACCTCGGGAAATTGCGCGCCGATCTTCGTAATGCAGCCCTTTCGGGTGAAAGCGAAACAGCCTTTAGGCAAATCACCAGCGGCCAGACTGACAAGGTCAGGGGCGCAGCTTATGAACTCGCCAAGATCGGTTATTTCGAAGAGGCCCTTGGATTGCTGGAGGCAGAGGCAGCTCGCCTCGGCACCGAACGGATGCTGCTGCGCAGAAGGCTGGATTTCGAAAGAGTGCTGGTCGCATTGGCAAGCGCGACAATCATCTCTCACGCATCCGGGGATGCGGAAGCAGCGGCACAGCTCGGGGCTTTCATCGCGGCCACTCCCGATACCAACCAACACTTGCTGAATGCGAAGATAAACAGGGCCGCGTTTCTGGCTGAATCGGGCCAGTATCGCGAAGCTGTGGAATTGCTGGAACCCGCCTATCGCGAATTTCGCGCCTTTCAGGAGGATGCCCGCAATTACAAGATCAGCGGCAGCGACCGCGAATTTGCGTGGATTCTAGCCTGTGCGCATTTGGGTCTGGGCAGGACGCTTGATGCGCAGCCATACCTTGAGATTGTCAATTCGGCTGAGGAAACGCCGAAGGATCAATATTTGCCTCAGACCAAGCCAAGTTCGGTGATCAAGCTTCGATTGGCAGCCTGTACGAATGATCAAGCGGAGTATTTCAAGATCCTCTACAGCGGGTCATTCGCTCGCCTGACAGGAATATGGTCCGAAGTGCAGGCGCCCCATCCCTCGCTCGAATTTCACTTCCGCCCGGAATGGGAGTTACCCGAGGATATTCGCGAACGCTATCTGGCGACCTATCGTATCCTCCCCGACAGCTACGCTGATGCGCTCGCCGGGTGGAAGAACACTGCTGCAACCGGCGAGTGAGTGCTCTAAGGCTAATTTGATGCACGAAACCTCGGCCCCGCCTGCAAGCCTGCGTTTGACGGTCAACCCTGACGCGTTGGGTGCAAACTGGCGTGCGCTCGATGCGATGTCGGGTGCGGCGAGGGCTGGTGCGGCAGTGAAGGCGGATTGTTACGGCCTTGGCGCCGACAAATGCGTGCCGATCCTGCGTCATGCCGGGTGCGACCAGTTTTTCGTGGCGCACTGGAGCGAAGTTGCGGCGGTCATGCGGCATGTCTCGCCAGAGAAGATTGCGGTGCTGCACGGGCCGCTGCGCGATGCGGATGCCGACTACGCGATGGCAACGGGCGTGGTCCCGGTGATTAATTCGCTTGATCAGGCGCGACGCTGGAATGCTCGGGGTGGAGGGCGTTGCCATCTGATGATCGACACCGGGATCAACCGGCTCGGCGTGTCACCGGATCAACTGTCGGACCCGGTAATCCAGTCGCTTAGCATCGACACGCTCTTGAGCCATCTTGCGAGCGCCGACGAAGACAGCACGATGAATGCCCGGCAGCTTGAAGCGTTCCGCGCCTGCCTGCTTTTGGTGCAGCACAAGAGCGCAAGCCTCGCCAACAGTGCCGGGATCGCCCTCGGCCCCGATTACGCTTTCGACCTGACTCGCCCCGGCCTAGCGCTTTATGGCGGCATTCCGCGACCGGAACTGGGAGATGTCATCAGGCAGGTCGCCTTTATCGAAGCGGCCATCATCCAGACGCGCACTATCGGCCAGGGTGAAAGCGTGGGCTACAATTGCACCTTCACCGCGGATCGTGAGATGCGGGTGGCAACGGTGTCCATCGGCTATGCCGACGGTTTTCTGCGCGCTCGCGGGCCTGGCGGATTGCTGCGGCATGAGGGGCGCAAACTGCCTATCCTCGGCAAGGTTTCGATGGACATGATTGTCGTCGATCTCGCCAATGCGCCGGGATTGGAAGAGGGGGACTGGCTCGAGGTTCCGTTCAATCTGCCTGATGTTGCGCGGCAAAGCTCTGTTTCACAATATGAATTGCTCACCACAATCGGACGCCGCCTGCGTCACTGATTGCGGCTGCGAACAAAATTGCCCCCGTTATTGCGCTGCACATTGTGCAAGTGCTAAAAGGCAAGAAAAGTCGCATCGGGACAAAACATGGCACGCAAATCATCCGAAACCGCCGGGGACGTATCGAGCGATACGATCATCATCAAGAAGTACGCCAATCGGCGGCTCTACAACACGGCCTCGTCCAGTTACATTACGCTGGAAGACCTCGCCAAGATGGTGCGCGAGAATGTCGAATTCGTAGTCTACGATGCAAAATCGGGCGACGACATCACCCATTCGATCCTGACCCAGATCATCATGGATGAAGAGGCGAACGGAGGGCAGATGCTCCCGGTGAGCTTCCTGCGCCAACTGATCGGCATGTACGGCAATTCGATGCAGGCGCTTATGCCAAGCTATCTTGAAGCAAGCATGGCGAATTTCCGCGAAAACCAGTCGAAAATTCGCGAAGCCTTTGAAAAGGGCCTGTCGAACAATCCGCTTGCCGCAATCCATGAAACCAACATGGCGATGATGCGCGCTGCGGCGGAAACATTCATGCCGGGTGCGTCCTCTAAGCGTTCCGCACCGCCGCCGCGTGAGACTTCGAATGACGATATTGCCGCCCTGCGCGAACAGATGGCAGCAATGCAAAAGAAGCTGGACGATCTGAGCAAATAGCGCCACTTGCGCCTGCATCAGATCAAGCCCCAAAGCAGGAACTACCCGTGTCAAACATTCGCCACGCGCTCAACGTGAAGCGCGAAGACGATTTCGCCAAGTGGTATCAGGAAGTCATCGCTGCAGCCGACCTCGCCGAGGAATCGGGCGTGCGCGGGTGCATGGTGATCAAGCCGTGGGGCTACGGCATCTGGGAGCGCGTGCAGCGCCTGATGGATGACCGGATCAAGGCCGCCGGTGTTTCCAACGCCTATTTCCCGCTGTTCATCCCGCTCGCCAATTTCGAGCGCGAGGCCGCGCATGTCGAAGGCTTTGCCAAGGAGATGGCGGTTGTCACCCACCACCGTCTGATCGCAGACGGGAAGGGCGGTTTGATCCCCGATCCCGAGGCGAAGCTGGAAGAGCCGCTGGTTGTCCGCCCGACTTCAGAAACGATCATCGGCGATGCCATGGCGCGCTGGGTACAGAGCTGGCGCGACCTGCCGCTGATGCTCAACCAGTGGGCCAATGTCGTGCGCTGGGAAATGCGCACCCGGATGTTCCTGCGCACCAGTGAATTCCTTTGGCAGGAAGGGCACACCGCCCACGCCACGCGCGAGGAGGCACTGGAGGAAACGCACCGCGCGCTGGAAATGTATCGCGCCTGTGTCGAAGAAGACCTCGCCATGCCCGTGATCGCGGGTGAAAAGCCTGAGAACGAGCGGTTCCCCGGCGCGGACGAAACATGGTCAATCGAAGCGATGATGCAGGACGGCAAGGCGCTTCAGGCCGGAACGTCGCACTATCTCGGCACCAATTTCGCGAAAGCTGCGGGCATCCAGTATCAGGACAGCGAAGGCACCCAGCAATATTGCCACACGACCAGCTGGGGCACTTCGACCCGCATGATCGGCGGCGTAGTGATGACGCATGGCGATGATGACGGCCTGCGCGTCCCGCCCCGCATTGCTCCGCACCAGATCGTGATCCTGCCGATGCTGCGCGACAAGCCTGAAGACGATGCCGTTATCGCCTATTGCGAGGAATTGCGCGCCGCTCTGGCCGATCAATGGAGCATGGGCGAAAAGCTGCGCGTTCTGTTCGACAAGACCCCCGGCAAGGCAACCGCCAAGCGGTGGGACTGGGTTCGCAAGGGCGCGCCTGTCATCATCGAGGTCGGCCCGCGCGACATGGAAGAAGGCAAGGTCGCCATGCTGCGCCGCGATCGCCTGTGGAATGCCGACAATGGCAAGCCCAACATGCACTTCACCCCGCGTGACGAATTCGTGGCTGCTGCCGCTGCGCTGCTGGAGGAAATCCAGACCGGGCTGTTCGAAGAGGCCCGCGCACGGCGCGATGCCAATATCACACGCGGTCTGACGCAGTGGAGCGAAGTCACCGATTTCTTCGCCTCCAATGGCAAGTATCCGGGCTGGGTCGAAGTGCAGTGGGCCAAGCCCACCGGCGATGCGTTGGAAAAGGTGGTGGAGCAGCTCAAGGGCGAAAAGCTTACCATCCGCAACGTGCCGCGTGATGGTGAGCCTGCGGATGGAACCTGCATCTTCACCGGCGCACCTGCGGTGGAGCGCATATTGGTGGCTCGCGCCTATTGATCTACCTGTCGCTCCCTGCGACATCGGGGCATGATCAAACGCATTGCGCTGCTTGCAGCTTTCATCTCCGCCCCGCTTGCCGCTCAGGACAAGGGGGCGACCGATCCCGGCCCTGAGGTTTCCGAGGAGCGCCTGCGCGCCGACATGGACACCATCGTCGGGTTTGGCACACGCCACACACTTTCGACCCAGAGCGATCCGGATCGCGGCATCGGCGCGGCGGTTGACTGGGCGCTGGCGGAATTCAGGCGGATCGGGGCCAGGTGCGGGGACTGCCTCGAAGTGCTTCCTGTGGGCCGCGTTGTCGAAGCCGACGGACGCCGCATTCCCGCGCCTACATTGGTACGCAATGCAATCGCGATCCAGCGCGGAACCGAGCGCCCCGATGAAGTCATCATCGTGCAGGCGCATTACGACAGCCGCGTCAGCGATGTGATGAACGGAGTGGACGACGCGCCCGGAGCGAATGACGATGGATCGGGCAGCGTCATGGTGCTTGAGGCGGCGCGCATCCTGTCGCAGCGGCAATACCCCTCCACCATTATCTACGCCCTGCTTTCGGGCGAGGAGCAGGGGCTGATCGGCGCAGGTCTGCTGGCCGATTGGGTGGGCGAACAGGGCATGACGGTGAAGGCCGTGCTCAACAACGACATGATCGGCAATTCGTGCGGATCGGATGGTTTCTGCGATGCGGAGCATGTGCGCGTCTTTTCCGAGGGGCTGCGTGCCGACTCCACCGAAAGGCTTCGCGCGCAGCAGCGCCGTTTTGGCGGGGAGAACGATTCCCCGGGCCGCAACCTCTCGCGCTGGCTTGCCGATCTAGCCGCGCAATATCCCGACGGTATGCAGGTGCGGCAAATCTGGCGGACAGACCGCATGGGGCGGGGCGGGGACCAGATCCCCTTCCTTGATCGCGGATACCCGGCGGTGCGCGTCACCGTTGCGGTCGAAGATTACGAGCATCAGCATCAGGACCTGCGGACCGAGGACGGGGTCAAATACGGCGACACGGTGGACGAGCTTGATTTCGACTACCTCACCCGGCCAGCGCGCTGAACGTGCGCGCGCTGCACCATCTGGCGATGGCGCCGATGCCGCCACGCGTGACTGCGGATGCGGCGGTGCGGCTGGATACTGAAGTGAAGTGGGCCGAAGTGCCGGGTGCCGACAGTTATGATCTTTTCGTGCGCCGCACAGATGAAGGATACTGGCGCAGCGAACTTCCCGAAGGCACGCGGGGGGAACGCTGGGAAGGGATCAAACTGGCCGACCCGGCGGACGGCATGCTGACCGATGTCATCCCCCTTCGCGGCGACGATTGGCTGTTCGGCGTCTCGGCCTGCGCTGGCGATTACTGCTCACCTGTATCCAGCGCGGTCCCCGGCGGGGCGTTCGAACCGGTGGAGCAGCCGGAGTAATTACTTTCACGCTAGCGGTTGAAGGGGTAGGGGATCAGCAATGCCAAAATCCCCCAAACTTCCGCAGGGCTTGCCGTCGAAGCAACAGGTCCTCGATTTCATCCAGTCCAGTGAGATCCCCGCTGGCAAGCGCGAGATCGCGCGTGCGTTCGGCCTGAAAGCGCAGGAAAAGATCGCGCTCAAGGCGCTGCTCAAGAACATGGCCGAAGAAGGGTTGATCGACGGCAAGAAAACCGCGTTTCACCGCATGGGAGGGCTGCCCAAGGTCACCGTCCTGCGCGTCGTCGATATCGAGGATGGCGAACCGATTGCCGAGCCCGACAACTGGTCCCCCGATGCGCCGGGAAAGCCGCCGCGCCTGACCGTGCGCGAGTTGAAAGGCAAGGGCGGAAAACGCGCCCCGGCGCTCAAGCGCGGCGACCGCATCCTTTCCCGCACCGAGGAAACGCAGAGCGGATGGGTCGCTTATCCGATGAAGAAACTGCCCGCCCGTACCGAAGGCCTGATGGGGGTTGTTGAGATTGACGGATCGGGCAAGGCATGGCTCGCCCCGGTGGACAAACGGGTGCGCAATTCCTCCCCGATCAGCGACCTGATGGGCGCGGAGGAAGGGCAACTTGTGCTGGCCGAACGCACTGGCCGCTCCGAACGCTCGGGCGTCAAGGTTGTCGAGGTGGTGGGCGATCCGCTTGCTCCAAAGAGCTTCAGCCTGATTGCGATTGCCAAGCACGGCATTCCTCATGTCTTTTCCGATGCGGTGCACGAAGAAGCCGTAGCGGCGGTGCGGCTCAAGCTGTCGCAGGACAAGCGCG
It contains:
- the radA gene encoding DNA repair protein RadA → MAKVKKRFVCANCGSVSPRWQGQCGDCGEWNTLTEDVPATVFSQKHDLSSGGRALQFVPLNRPAELPVRKSTGLAEFDRALGGGIVPGSAILMGGDPGIGKSTLLLQTAATIARGGNDVVYVSGEEAAGQVRLRAKRLGVADAPIRLASETSVRDILTTLGQGEPPALLVIDSIQTMHSDTIEGAPGTVSQVRGCALELIRYAKSSGCALVLVGHVTKDGNIAGPRVLEHMVDVVMSFEGERSHQYRILRALKNRFGAVDEIGVFSMASEGLEEVSNPSMLFLSGRDQPLAGSAVFPALEGTRPVLVEIQALIVRLQSGATPRRAVVGWDNGRLAMLLAVLESRCGLNFSSAEVYLNIAGGYRLSDPAADLAVAAALVSALADRALPDKSVWFGEISLAGEVRPVAHSQLRLREAAKLGFAQGYGPSDTRSSDAGGGSSTLTYRAVNQLANLVDRVMGTQ
- a CDS encoding CvpA family protein — encoded protein: MTGFDIIVLFIVSVAAIGGFLRGLVQEVLSLAAWILAAFSIYYLHGPLTEFLRDYYDADPATSVLSFAILLLIPYAAMKVIAGNVGEASRGSILGPIDRVLGFGFGAIKGAMIVVFAFSVLVLGFDTVWGYKGRPDWITLARTYPAADAFSRELVQMIAERRERLLREEEARNEAGE
- a CDS encoding iron-sulfur cluster assembly scaffold protein; the encoded protein is MPEAASGNAAKLYTPSVLALSVELAAYPLDIDFPAKGYAKSRTCGSEVRVGLEIDDAGAVRRIGMAVAACAVGQASAALFAADAKGRRAKEIKDQMGAMERWIAGEGPAPALPRLELIEPARAYPARHEAILLPWRAALDALSQAGNSG
- a CDS encoding MFS transporter, with amino-acid sequence MAEAQSEAAALADREPTAKEIRLVVGASSAGTVFEWYDFFIYGTLAYILKDAFYDVDDPTLGLLLVWSTFAVGFAFRPIGAILFGFLGDKLGRKYTFLVTVTLMGIATAGVGFIPTVDTIGVAAPIIVIILRVLQGLALGGEYGGAAIYVAEHSPPDKRGYYTSYIQASVAGGFVLSIIVVLACRFLIPAEDFEAWGWRVPFLLSIILLAISLWMRLMLSESPVFQAMKEAGETSGNPFVESFTYPGNKKRIFVALFGVTGILTTIWYTAFFSGMSFLRGPMHVEDLTVELILLISGGIAMSFYILIGKWSDKVGRKLPIIIGALATLVLLFPAFWGLGSLANPALAEAAERTPITVSGPECVTDPFAELFDRDQTDCGKILGTLTASGVTYTLTPGEELTLSAAGNPIAIDPAWFESGTARTQGIHAALSEFGFDFSKQEPSLGNIAGIIGILLGLGMLSALTYGSVAALLSEMFPPKIRYSSMSIPYHIGAGYLGGFLPLIAGVIVASTGDIYSGLWYTWGVVAFGVLVAWWGIPSGPPRDFSDEEI
- the alr gene encoding alanine racemase yields the protein MHETSAPPASLRLTVNPDALGANWRALDAMSGAARAGAAVKADCYGLGADKCVPILRHAGCDQFFVAHWSEVAAVMRHVSPEKIAVLHGPLRDADADYAMATGVVPVINSLDQARRWNARGGGRCHLMIDTGINRLGVSPDQLSDPVIQSLSIDTLLSHLASADEDSTMNARQLEAFRACLLLVQHKSASLANSAGIALGPDYAFDLTRPGLALYGGIPRPELGDVIRQVAFIEAAIIQTRTIGQGESVGYNCTFTADREMRVATVSIGYADGFLRARGPGGLLRHEGRKLPILGKVSMDMIVVDLANAPGLEEGDWLEVPFNLPDVARQSSVSQYELLTTIGRRLRH
- the phaR gene encoding polyhydroxyalkanoate synthesis repressor PhaR translates to MARKSSETAGDVSSDTIIIKKYANRRLYNTASSSYITLEDLAKMVRENVEFVVYDAKSGDDITHSILTQIIMDEEANGGQMLPVSFLRQLIGMYGNSMQALMPSYLEASMANFRENQSKIREAFEKGLSNNPLAAIHETNMAMMRAAAETFMPGASSKRSAPPPRETSNDDIAALREQMAAMQKKLDDLSK
- the proS gene encoding proline--tRNA ligase, translated to MSNIRHALNVKREDDFAKWYQEVIAAADLAEESGVRGCMVIKPWGYGIWERVQRLMDDRIKAAGVSNAYFPLFIPLANFEREAAHVEGFAKEMAVVTHHRLIADGKGGLIPDPEAKLEEPLVVRPTSETIIGDAMARWVQSWRDLPLMLNQWANVVRWEMRTRMFLRTSEFLWQEGHTAHATREEALEETHRALEMYRACVEEDLAMPVIAGEKPENERFPGADETWSIEAMMQDGKALQAGTSHYLGTNFAKAAGIQYQDSEGTQQYCHTTSWGTSTRMIGGVVMTHGDDDGLRVPPRIAPHQIVILPMLRDKPEDDAVIAYCEELRAALADQWSMGEKLRVLFDKTPGKATAKRWDWVRKGAPVIIEVGPRDMEEGKVAMLRRDRLWNADNGKPNMHFTPRDEFVAAAAALLEEIQTGLFEEARARRDANITRGLTQWSEVTDFFASNGKYPGWVEVQWAKPTGDALEKVVEQLKGEKLTIRNVPRDGEPADGTCIFTGAPAVERILVARAY
- a CDS encoding M28 family peptidase produces the protein MIKRIALLAAFISAPLAAQDKGATDPGPEVSEERLRADMDTIVGFGTRHTLSTQSDPDRGIGAAVDWALAEFRRIGARCGDCLEVLPVGRVVEADGRRIPAPTLVRNAIAIQRGTERPDEVIIVQAHYDSRVSDVMNGVDDAPGANDDGSGSVMVLEAARILSQRQYPSTIIYALLSGEEQGLIGAGLLADWVGEQGMTVKAVLNNDMIGNSCGSDGFCDAEHVRVFSEGLRADSTERLRAQQRRFGGENDSPGRNLSRWLADLAAQYPDGMQVRQIWRTDRMGRGGDQIPFLDRGYPAVRVTVAVEDYEHQHQDLRTEDGVKYGDTVDELDFDYLTRPAR